Within Raphanus sativus cultivar WK10039 unplaced genomic scaffold, ASM80110v3 Scaffold2212, whole genome shotgun sequence, the genomic segment TCtgaatttaaatcatttttgaacaaaagaaaaaaaaaagaaatatcctACCTATTTCGTAGACGGtgcaaataaatttaaaaaaaaaaaaatgaggaagaaagaaacaaacaaacaaggcACCGTCAGTGGGAGTATATAACTACCACCACCCACTAACAAACCAACCCGGAACTATCTCTCAATCACTAAaaccctttcttcttctctttcaaatCCACTCACtccaagagagagagactagtaAACACACAGAGAGCATTCCCTCCATTAATGCCTCCCTGCAACAAAGcgtgatagaaaaaaaaagaatcataacTCTTTTTACCGTCTCGAATTAAAATCAAACTTGTGTGTTTGCTCTTTGgatttttaaactatttgatAGAGATTATGGAGATGGATCTGAGCAAGGTTACTCTTGACATTTTCACCAAGCTCGAACAGAAATGGCTCTCCCACTGCGACACCACCAGGAAGACTCGCATCCTTAGCATCGACGGTGGTGGAACCACTGCCATTGTCGCCGGAGCTTCTATCATTCACCTCGAAGATCAGATCCGCTTCCAGACCGGTGATCCTCACGCTCAGATCTCCGATTTGTTCGACATTGTTGCCGGAACCGGAATCGGAGGCATACTCGCCGCCCTGCTCGTCGCCGACGATGGCTCCGGGAGGCCGATGTTCACCGCCAGGGAAGCTGTTAAGTTTATGGAGGAGAAGAACTCGGAGCTCTTCGAGATCAGGCAGACGGGAGTGTTCAGGAGGAAACAGAGATACTCGGGGAGCAGCATGGAGAGGGTGCTGGAGGCAGCGTTTCGGAGGGAGGACGGTAAGGTTCTGACGATGAAGGACACGTGTAAGCCTCTCCTCGTTCCCTGCTACGACCTCAAAACCTCCGCGCCTTTCGTTTTCTCACGCGCCGGCGCATCCGAGTCGCCGAGCTTCGACTTCGAGCTTTGGAAAGTCTGCCGCGCCACGTCGGCGACTCCCAGCATGTTCAAGCCGGTCAACGTGGTGTCGGTGGACGGAAAGACGAGTTGCTCGGCCGTTGACGGCGGTTTGGTGATGAACAATCCGAGTGCAGCTGCGGTCACGCACGTGCTCCACAACAAACGAGATTTCCCGTCGGTGAACGGCGTCGATGACCTGCTCGTCTTGTCGATAGGAAACGGTTCGTCCTCAACTCCAGGAAGGAAACTTCAGCGTAATGGAGAGTGTTCCACGTCATGCGTCGTGGACATCGTGCTTGACGGAGTTTCCGATACCGTTGATCAGATGCTTGGGAACGCTTTCTGCTGGAACCGTACGGACTACGTTAGAATCCAGGTAGCTAATAATTTCtctaaaaaatatacaaataaaaaaagaggaATAAATGTGGATTGTGCATGCAGGTGAGCGGTTTGACTAGCGGCGGAGATGGAATTGTGGGGCCGAGGAAAACGGCGGAGGAGTTGTTGAAAGAGAGAGGTGTCGAAACGGCACCGTTCGGAGGGAAACGGTTACTAACGGAAACCAACGGAGAAAGAATCCAGAGTTTCGTGCAACGCCTTGTTGCTTCTAGCCTCCCTCCAAGTCCTTGCAAAGAATCTGCCGTTAATCCTCTCGCCGACGGCCGTTAAGTGtgttttattgttattttatttaggATCTAAGCATAATATAAAGAGTGCCCGTGATGTAAGTTTGTAAGCAAACCCAGGGTTAACTTTTAACCCCGCATCCTTGTTTTTTATCTCCCGAGTTAATTAGATTTTCTTATATGACTCAATAATGAATgataatctatttattatttacaCTAGTGGTGGAAAAACAACACAGATATTCTTTCTTTGGATAGCCAGCACCAGAGTGTTCCTAATTTATAACTTGTCATTTTCATGCAATAGCCGTGACACAATGCGtataatagataataaatataaaatacagcTCGATATAATAGTGAGAGCAATGTGATTTATAAGTAGTCAACCATAGTTGTGGGGCATGGTTCTTCTATCCAACGCATCCATCCCCTTCGCCATTCATTTTTACTGTTTTCATACCAAATTGGACCGTCGTTGTAACTAACTtctgctgttttttttttctagctaTGTTCCACTAAAACATCAATTATTCAGCAATAAACTGTTTATAGAATTCGATCTTAATTGGTGTCAATTCTAATAAATAACTGACAAAAATTTATGCGAGATAGTTCTTTATTAGAATGTGATTGAATATCACAATTAGTGATATATTTTGAGTGGAAAGAGCATTTACTCTCATTTCAGTTTTACTGTATCAATCAAAtggaaaacaaattaatttcttttctcatttcAGTTTTTATTGTATCAATCAAATGGAGAAcaaataaatttcttttactCTAATTATTGTTTGAGTAGAGAGTAAAACAGCTTTTTTCTTTAGTTAATGCAGAGTAAACAAGTTGTGCTGGTTTAAATTTACTACTTCCTtcgtttcattttaattatcgTTCTAAGTTTATgtacaaaaattaagaaaacatatgattttgtatatctccaaaataaaaacacaattactaataaatttaaccatatttcaaccaatagaaaaataaaatagagaatctttttaatagattttgcATTCAAACtttaaaacgaaatttattttgaaacgaaatttttttcctacaacgacaattaaatagaaacggagagagtattttgtatccatttttttatttactctGTAAAATTTGTACCCTATTTTTCTACTTTTGGTTTCTCTCATTTATTCCAACACTTACCAATCACACTTTAGTGATGTTGCTACAACCAATACATTGGTTGGTGGACAGACACGATCTTTACAAGTGCTATAGTTGCTGCGTTTCCTTGATCGATATACATGCATGATACATCTATTAACAAATGCATTTGTAACTCACTCGACTTATTTGTTGATTTATTGGTAACTCATGAGGAGATTAGAAATCCTACTAAAACTTAGCTTActttctcaacaaaaaaaaaagcatactGCTTATTGCATCCATAGTTTCATTAAGAGCAAATGACTTATATAGCACAAAATATACTATGACAAAATTAGCACACAAGAAGAAAAATAACTAAACTAACACtagctaaaaaataaaataactaaattattctaaaccttaaacctttATTATAACTTGACCCCTTAAATACTAAACTTTAAACTCTAGACTTTAATAACTAAACACAaacctaaatataaaataaaaatgtatttttatttttaattaatagtattttaactattttccCTTGTATACTATTTTAGGATAATAAATTATCTGATTGTTATtgaaagatatttttattttgctaaCTAGTGACAATAACAACATAATAGGCCATATTTTTGTGATTGTAAATGTAAAAACTCGGTAAATTTTAAGAATTCTAAAAACATCTctatcattattttatattttattttaaaatggtaCGAGAAACAtagtaataaaaaaacaatatcctataaatgaaatattttttttattttttgttcagtatttaattttttacaataatttaaaataaaatactgaATAAAGACGGAGATGTACCGAGATATCTATAATCAACAGAATAATGGAAATGTTGAGACGGAAAATTCGGATGGCATAGATACTTGATGTCGTATACGCTGCCAACTTAAAATAATTGCTTCAAATTAACATgggaaaatataaaacaatcttTGGCGAAAAAAATAACAAGAGATCTTCCCTTTGTCTAGCTGAATTATTGATGTTCAATGCATTTTGCCCTTTTTTGTTCTTTACTCACCAAAGGTCCAAACACACAATAAGGAAATATATACTAGctcatatatattaacaaactaTTTGACGATATCATATCTTAATCCAAACCAAATTGTTAATGTTAAACCTATTCGGTCGTTTGGTTgaataattatttcttttaaaaacaaaataaaagtctTTCTCCTACTGGTTACGCTATTCAAGAGACAAGCCAAGTATTTGATACTTTGATAACATAATCTGTACGCATGATTgacaaacatcaaacaaaatttATGTATGTATACTAATCAAACAATGTAACTTTGTAAGCTTGATGCAATGAATTACCAAAGTACCAGacaaatatttaaagaaaaggGTGTAAACACTAATATACTTGTACTATATGCATTTGACAATATCAACTAATAAGATCATGAGAAATACtggaaaaataatttgttttcttatagCCCTTCAATTCTTTCGTCTATACTCCTCCCTTCGATTTTATATTTGCTAAAGCATATAGGTTTATGCTTACTGTATGATGAATCCTGTCATGCTTTCATAAAGCATTCTGGTTCGTTAGCTCACTCATCTAAATTAGTATTGGCATATATCAAGATTATCCTTACCCAcctaatttgaatttttaaacgAGAATGGCTAATTAGTCGGTAGTTAAAAGATTTGAGTGGATGGTAGAGCCACCATGACCTTAATAGATTGAATGTACAGATACATCATAAaccaaaatcataattttacACATTAATTAAGACTTTAACTATAGTGCTCAGACACAAACCTTAAGCCTTAACTTGTCGGTTTGGACATACAAATGCATCCTACCTAGAAgcaaatataaataacaaattcaggaaaaaaattagttatattCATAAAGTAGTTGGTGGGAGACACTGTTCATTCTTTGATGATGACCACGtaattattgaaaattttaagctaattaattaattaatatcaatGTCACCTCGTGGGCCTTTCGTTTTCTTTTTGCTTCATTACCGACAACTCCGTTTATAAATACTCGTTGGTAAATGCAGCAATAATATCTTTAAAGAAACTGAAGCAAACTATAAAGTCGTCTAAAATCCTAGCAGTGActttgatttataaataaaatttgtataccAAAAGTCGACTGGATAAATTGTCCACGAACTGACTTTGTTAGTAGTATTAAAAAGCggataaaacaacaaaaaatagcATTGGAAGTAAATGTCAAACAAATATTCGGAGTGGAGGTTATTAAGTCTCAAGGGTTTCtacgtattttttttttgttagtagTAATTGAATAGAATAGGTTGgaccattttatattttcgtATTTAACAGCTTGTCTTTTTAATTATTGGAcgaaataaataatagtataataaatGAAGGGGATAATACGATTATACGAATAGAACACCAAATGTTGTCGAAAAAATGAATAGAACACCAACTTATTAGGACCATATTCGTCCACCAAAACCAtgctttatttttattcttgttTCAAATCACCATTATGggttgtcaaaaaaatatatcaccATTATGCGCTGTGCCTCCAAATTTAATCTAAAGCTCAAccacttttctttttagaattcgtgatttttttttttgcaaagcaACTATAGCGATTTTGGGAGGGATGTGTGTTTGAAGATAACATATAACGTTAGGGATATTACTTTaacgaaattttatataatataaaaacaaaaagtctGTGATCTATAATAGGAAGATAAGCTTAACGTTACGACCTaattaacaaaacaaacaaaaagcttTACGTTTTCTGTTTATATCTCATCAATGGCGTGGACCTACCACATTCCTTGTGTAATTAACActacaataaattaaatttattatctaCATCAGGTAATTAAATTCTGGTTTGAAAAATGTGTCAGCTCGGGGAcaaactaatgtttttttttgccaaccaaaataatgataaaaacTTGTACATTAAATAGAATTAATTCCAATAATGCAATTGTTATAGACCATATTATAATTGCAAGAACGTTCGTAATGTATAATACTCCCTCTGCAAAAAATGCATATCCTAGAATTTTcatactatatattaaaaaaacacattaaatttgattgtaaatacattgttttttatgaatactaattttttataatttttaatcaatagaaatataataaacactattaatttttttaagttatttttcttAGAACGTGGATCTTTACCAAACGAAGGGagtatcattattaatttattatactcGAGCAACTTTTATTGTTGGATGTGAACGTATACTACagtttatttatactaaatgtaAAATGGGCAGCAGTAAAGTTGAGAAAGGTTAAACTATTACATAAacgaaaacaaataaaataacgTCTAAGactgttaaattttttttttacgaatGACAGTTTATTGATATCATGAACTTACTAACTATTCGGTACTTTTAGCCAACAGAAAAAAAACCAGTTGTATTTGTTTTGCTGAGAAtgcatcttttatcaaaaaataatgataataCTCTatctatttcaaaataatagtatatattttagaatttacacatttttgaataaaacatataaaaacttAGTTATAAATTCATAGTGTTCTGtaattgtatattttctatattttaaaactaataagaCTTTCATAatgtaattaatgtttttgaatttcacaatttttattattagttgacaaaaattacattgaaaatcaTCCATCTACTTAACAAAGAATATCACTTAGGTGGTGTAAGTGGGATATGAATTTATAgtgattattaaaattttcaaattctaTTGTTATTAATTGGTGGGTTCTAAGAATCTTaataaatctagtgttattggtttgatgATTGTTTAATGACTTATAAAATctcttgttattcaaaaaaagtTGATTTTTAATGATTCTAAGTTTCCatcaaatctagtgttattggaaATTAAATTCTGCATCAGTttgttcataaaataaaatttcaaaaaatcttacatattttctttagattcttaaaatcattgacctagattattttcataaacttttaaaatataaaaaaacttttt encodes:
- the LOC130505366 gene encoding probable inactive patatin-like protein 9; this translates as MEMDLSKVTLDIFTKLEQKWLSHCDTTRKTRILSIDGGGTTAIVAGASIIHLEDQIRFQTGDPHAQISDLFDIVAGTGIGGILAALLVADDGSGRPMFTAREAVKFMEEKNSELFEIRQTGVFRRKQRYSGSSMERVLEAAFRREDGKVLTMKDTCKPLLVPCYDLKTSAPFVFSRAGASESPSFDFELWKVCRATSATPSMFKPVNVVSVDGKTSCSAVDGGLVMNNPSAAAVTHVLHNKRDFPSVNGVDDLLVLSIGNGSSSTPGRKLQRNGECSTSCVVDIVLDGVSDTVDQMLGNAFCWNRTDYVRIQVSGLTSGGDGIVGPRKTAEELLKERGVETAPFGGKRLLTETNGERIQSFVQRLVASSLPPSPCKESAVNPLADGR